The DNA region gTCCTGCTGTTGCTCACAGCCGAAAGCAAGGCTCCCAAATGTCTGCGCATCCACGTTTACATTGCGCTGTCGCATCACACTCAGCACAGactaaaaagagaaagaagtgAGCACACACTTAAAAAGGGGGCCATTCACCTAAGTTACAAAACTAAGTCTGTTTGTTAATGTGAACAAGTCTCACTCAAGGAGCGGTCTCGTTCTGAAATCTTGTGAGATGGAATCGATAATGTTGGAGAGAATAATGTCGGGAGAATTTTGCTGTATACACGTACAGAAAGTATAGCTTAGTgttatctaaaagattttcaatgCCATGGCTGAATATTAAGCTGATTTTGACAACATGGAAAAGTCAGAGATTTCAGAATGGGACTTCTCCTTGAGCCAGACTTGtttgcacacactgacacaagacTGGAACAAGGAACAggtgaggtaaaaaaaaaaaaaaagtttatttttctctgtagggatcctttctgtaatattgtcagacacttctgacacaatctgaacctgtctgtggcaaaaacaagcagtttAATGGATGAAAACTGATGGTGCAGGATTGcaattgcagcctgtttcaccgcTGTGGCTGTAGCAGTCTCTCTCAATACTAGACTAATGTCATAAATTTTCATCTCCATTAGCCAcctaggcacaaaaaacatgagaaaacatgGTCCAGGTTCAAAAATACAGACGTTTCCCTCTCCTCTTAGGTATCTTGTGAATTTACCCTCAGAAGTCAAtaaagtttaatctttattcCTGATAATAAATCATctttatttgttgattatattttgtattatcaAATGGGAATACTtacaagtaaagtaaaagtatcttacagtacagtacttgagtaaatgtacttagttacttccaCAACTGGTGAATTTGGGTGGAAGCAGAACGAAAAGTAactaagaaaatattttttcctaatttgggtgaactgaatGTAACTCTACCTTGgttaagagtgtgtgtgtgtgtgtgtgtgtgtgtgtgtgtgtgtacctttgCCTCCTCCAGGTCACCAGCTTTAGCTGCTTTGCGAATCACAGAGTTAAAGAACGCGACATCAAGCTTCACTTTGTGCTGCTTGGCGACTTTCAGCAGCATCTGCAGAGACTGGTGGCTCGGCTCCATCGTGTCGGCCAGCAGAGTCATTGTTTTGAGGTCTGGACTCAGTTTGTTAGCCGCCATCTTCTCCAGGAAaccctctgctccaccaatgAGAGCGAGCCTATCTGTGGGTCCATCCACGGTGCCAAGGGACACCACACCGCTGCTCTTACCCTCAAAAATGTCCAGCAGGTTAGGGGATGCAGATTCACTTGCTAAGTCAACAGGCAGCGTAatggtttctgtttgtctgaCTGGTACTAAATGGCTCGATTCTGGTCTGCTGTAGGGCTCCTCCTCACCGTGTCTGCTGCCCTGCTGACTCGCACTGCCTGGATCAGGTTGGATAAACAACTGCCTCTCCAAGAGGTCAATGTCTACCACATCCTTACATCCAGACTCTGACTTCACATGTGACGCACGATCCCTCTCGTACTTCCTGTcaggctgcagcagcacacTGGTGGTGAGGGCGACATCGCCAATCCCACAATCCCTGGCAGTTCGCAGGAGCAGGTTATAGTCATTTGAGTCTGGAGTAATCCCTGATCTCAGCATCTGCCGCCAaacctgaaacaaaaacaaagagaaaggagCCTACAGACTATGCGATGACAGCTTCTTTGTATGCTTCACTGTGCAAGTTGGGTCTATAAGTGTACAGTATCAATTTAGATAGCAATTTTGCTGCTATGTTAAACATAAAAAAGCCCATGCAAGAAATGACATGTCACCTGCATTAGTCCAATCTTTTAAATAtgtaacagaaacagaaagaagcTTTAGTCATAGCGCACCAAAAACCTCAACCATGAAAAAGATGTGTGATTAGAAATCACATATCTACCTGTAGAGCCAGTCTGAATCCAGCTTCCTTGTCCTTCAAACAGCCCATCAGCAAGTAGTGAAATGTCTCCCGAGTTACAGCATGGCCGTTCTGCAGCATCtcctataaacacacacagactaatgTAGAAACATAAATCTAACAGATGACCAACCttccacacacatgcagtaaTGTCGGATCGTGTCGTACCCTGAGCGTGTGAATGCAGGCTTGAAGGTGGTTGGTGATGGCGTGTGTCTTGAGGAGGGCATGATACGTGATGGTGCTGAGGGGGTGGTTTTTACGACGGAGTTCTTGCTCCAACTTCAGTGCTTGCTGGAGACCTGCTTGTTTGAATGGCGACTCAGCGCAGGCATTAAACAGGGCGGTGTAGGTGGCATCTGTGGGATCTAGACCTCGTTTCTTCATCTGgaagacacacacattattacaGACATTATATTCAACCTGAGAAGTTTGTGTTAAGAAGTTGACatctgaaatataaaaatgtgacGCTGATAACTGACAAATAATCTAACTTGAAATTGGGTTGGGCAATATATCAATGATATATcgatatcatgatatgagactagatatcgtcttaaattttggatattgtaatattgtaagtgttgtcttttcctggttataaaggctgcattacagtaaagcgatgtcattttctgaacttaccagacggtttcagctgttctattatttatCTTTACCGACAGGttgcagtttgtggtgctgcagAAGTGTAGTGTATGAAACTGAGGTGTTTCCATAACAAACACTGAACATCAGGCCTATATCTTTCGTGAAGGTAGGATTTATTACATTATAAATCAATAGTTAAACTAAAAATAACACATGCAAGCTGGTTGTGGCTTGACAAATTCTATATAACAGACAGAGAACACTGTTTTACACCACTTTAGGATCTTGTCTATCATGTGACATGTTAATGAA from Epinephelus fuscoguttatus linkage group LG3, E.fuscoguttatus.final_Chr_v1 includes:
- the ptcd1 gene encoding pentatricopeptide repeat-containing protein 1, mitochondrial, with amino-acid sequence MLTSVACSCMRNGRKVSAPVAKLSLFSTVKKSTTTLSVTAVQDLSRHRLSGLLTPTPWQLLSARSVSLSAASHGGADPLGSPSAPAESDPPDRENFGSLSTDMSSRRSFKKMSPYIQDLQYREEDDNGGKEPVRPRRRPGTRNTPYWYFLQCKRLIKENKLQEALDVFSRDMLQGERLQPEEFNYTVLIGGCGRAGQLKRAFRLYNDMKKRGLDPTDATYTALFNACAESPFKQAGLQQALKLEQELRRKNHPLSTITYHALLKTHAITNHLQACIHTLREMLQNGHAVTRETFHYLLMGCLKDKEAGFRLALQVWRQMLRSGITPDSNDYNLLLRTARDCGIGDVALTTSVLLQPDRKYERDRASHVKSESGCKDVVDIDLLERQLFIQPDPGSASQQGSRHGEEEPYSRPESSHLVPVRQTETITLPVDLASESASPNLLDIFEGKSSGVVSLGTVDGPTDRLALIGGAEGFLEKMAANKLSPDLKTMTLLADTMEPSHQSLQMLLKVAKQHKVKLDVAFFNSVIRKAAKAGDLEEAKSVLSVMRQRNVNVDAQTFGSLAFGCEQQQDGLQLLTDMEEAGFKPNIQVFSALIGRATRRLDYVYLKTLLKSMRSMGVWPNEVIIRQLEFASQYPPNYNKYKSRNKYLDQIDGFRGYYQQWLRDMPAQGAEDDRAGLQSEADAAVLKTEAEDGLTENQRNQRAAARRYNSRKKDKTSSAAL